CCTAACACCCCATCTAAAGACACAGTGATTAATCGAACATGTGCAGAGGGACGGAGTGGCTTTAAATCACGCACTTGTGACGGCACTACCTGGCAGAATGTGTACTCCTACTGCGTCAACGAAGAGTTGAACAAAGTTTTAAATGCAGCAGATGTGAGTGTGGTTTCACGGCTCATAATAACCTTAATTATAAGGTTCTATCTGACTTTTTGTCAAGAATTACTTATTCAAATGGTAATATaggtttttaacattttgtgtaagtttattttgacttttatgCAATAATGGCCCTAAAATATGACAAGAGAAAAGAGTCCAAAGTTATTCTAACTTGCCTCTATAGCATCCTACCAGCAGACCACCTATCTACCTTAGTGCTCAGAATGTACACAAGATGACCAATTAAGTTTTGTCTCTTCGCTGTGTTACCTCTCTGCTCTGAGATTTGGGTTGAATTAGCTTACAAgatcattaaaatgttgctcaaaattatacatttattgtttCAACTAGTGAATATTTTTACCATTAGGTACCATGCTAGACAGCTAGTTTGCTAATGTTAATTACAAAGCTCACACTGTTTGTTAGTAAGATTTAATGTTATTGGTAAATTAATTTACTGTGACTACTTCAGAGAATACTGCAATGGAGGCCAACATTTTGATATGTAAGAATCAGAGATGAATTCAGGTTTCCGGCTAGCTAATTACTGAATATTTTAGCGATCTGATGCTAACTCTACCGTCTCCATGGCACGGATTTGTGCCTGTTTAAGACTTGCGTACTGCAGCACAGTGATGACAATGACTAAATTCAGTGTTCAGACTCTGATAGTGATAGATAGGCAAAAATAGAAGTAAATCTGGAAgcagaaaagtgacagaagttAGCAAATTAGCTAACGTGCACTACATAAAGTAAATACGCAGAGaacatttttgaatgttttttcattgttttcatttgctttgaCAGTAAAACTTAACTTCAAATCTGTCAGTGAAAGTCTTTGATGTGACTAAATGTGTTCAAATTTAAAACATGTATCTCTGTGAATATTCTCAGTCATTCGTGTCATAGTATATCCAGAAGTCAGGAATCTAAAGCAAGTTCAGTTTCCCTCAACTAAACCCCTCTGGATGTAAATTGTTGTCTGAGCCCAAATATCTTATACTGTAACTTTTTTCAGGAATCAATATATTGATGTGATGTATCGAAACAAAGAGATTAAACTATTAATTCGGTCATTGATTAGTTTAAAGCCTTAGCAGACCGAACCTTATTCCAAGAGGAAAATTAGTTCTCAGAATTAGAAAGTTCTATTTGTCCACCTgaccatttaaaatgtgatagAATTATATGTGTGCCTTTAGGATGCCTGTTATTGCCTGTTAGAACTTTATATTATATCAGTTTTGCTGTCTGGGATGTGAAACCTTTGAACCTCAGTCTCAAAACCTAACTGTTTAGACCCTGTTAGACTGTTTAGATGTATTATTTGCGCTATTGTACACACATGGagaattttcttttgtttctagAACTTCCTGAATGGACTAGGGGCTACCCAGGAGGTGGCCAGGGATATATTTGGAGGACTTAAGAACAGCTCTACACTCAATACTGACTCCAGTGACACTCTGGCTGACATCAGCGCTTCCATCAACATTCTCAACGTGATGGCCAGTGCATCAGAAAATGTTGTCTTACAGGAGGATGTCTTTCCTGTAAGTCCCTGTTGATTATTATTACCTTTACTGTAACACATGTAGAGTTTTGAGCTTGAAGGTTCATGCTTGACCTCGGAAACAGCAGTTTGAACAAAAATTCTCAACACCAGGTCCTATgtaggctttttgtttttaaccaaatCTCGAGTTGCTCAGTTGTCACGGAGGTGGTTTAGTTGTTTTCGGTCATCTGAATTTCCTTACATATATCATAACAACTAAACCATGTCCATGACAAGGTCCCAAGATGTGTTTAAAAGCTTCACTTCACTAACGCACACTAATTTTCATTCACATATGCAGTGAAATGCTCGCAGTGTAGGCTGTGGTAAAGGAGAGCAAGACtagcaggctgaggtggacaaaacacagcacagtaaAGAAAGGATGTGTCGTTAAATTATGTTCAGATCAGCACCAATACAGATTCTCAGGATCAACTTGGGATGTCACtacataaaatatgtattttttaaattcttctGTTTCAGGATTTTGTTGACGCAGCTAGCAATATGTTGAACAAGACCTGGGATGCTGTCAACGACTCTGCAGTTCATGAGATGTCAGCAAATTACCTTCAGTCTGTGGAGCTTCTGGTGAAGAATATCAAGGTCAACCAGAGCAATGGATTAGAAAGTCAAAACTTAGATCTCAAATTCTGCTCAAGTATTGACtgtaatgtgtctgtgtttgacatcAATGTGAATATCAACAAGAGCGCTGGAATGATAAAAACCGTTGCTATGAAAAATCTAATGAATAGATTAAGAAACAACTACCGCAAGACGGTGATTACCAGTCTCTTACTATCGGCCACACTAGAGGACAACAATAATTCGTCCGTAGTAATTACACTGAACTTCCCCAACGAGCAGCTGGAACACACTGAACCTTTCTGCGTCTTCTGGAGCACCACAGCAAAGGACTGGGCAGATACAGGATGCATTGTCAAAATGAGTGATGGAAACCACACACTCTGTGAGTGCACCCATCTGACTGCATTTTCTGTCCTCATGGCCAAGGGTGATATATCTACTGATGACCTGGATATCATTACCAGTGTGGGCCTGGGTGTGTCCGTCTGCTCCTTGCTGATCTTCCTCATCATTGAGTCTCTAGTGTGGTCAGCTGTGGTCAAGTCCAACCTTTCACATTTCCGTCACACAGCCCTGGTGAATATCGCCGTGTTCCTCTTGCTCGCCGACTGCAGTTTCTTGGCTTCCACCTCTCCTGAGACTCTCAGCGACACCTGGTGCCTAACTTTGACCGTATGCAAACACCTGTTTTACCTAGCCATGTTCAGCTGGATGCTGTGCATGAGTGTCATGCTCGTCCACCAGCTCATCTTTGTCTTCAGCCCGCTGAGGAAAAGAGTCTTCATGTTCTTCTCCAGCATTGTAGGCTATGTTTGCCCAATCCTTATAGTGGGATCCAGCTATGTGTTTTGCAAATACACCAACAAGTCCTACCACAATCCAAAAACATGCTGGCTGGTTTTTGAGAGACTCTTGGAGGGCTCTGTGCATGCTTTCCTCCTCCCTGTGGGAACTGTAATTTTGACAAATCTCTTCTCCATGGTGGTTGTCATTGTCACTCTGGTGAAGTCCTCAGTCCCTGACGGCAGCAAGGCAGATGACAAGGAGACAGCCAAAAGCATCATTAAAGTGGTGGTTTTTCTAACGCCTGTCTTTGGAGTAACATGGATTATTGGCTTCGCTCTGCTCATATTGGATGAACACAATCCCTTCTTTGTTATTGCTAACTACAGTTTCACCATCCTCAATTCATTTCAGGTAATTTGAAATTAaccatgttttaaaatgagtatGGAAATAAAAACCAatctgggggggtggggttatAAAGAAGTGAccttaccagacctctgtagcccgctgcTTATCTCTGCTTGAGGCAAGCAAGCAAACCCAAACTCCACACCcttactgtagtttttattgCCCTGTATGAACATCAGATTACTTCCTGGTGCAAAATCTTGTCATTGGACACAAACAGCTAATGCCGATCGAATGTGAATGAAGTTCAGAAGAGAAATGctatgaaatgtatgaaaaaatatctgcataaaaacacagaaacctgTTACACTTCACCTCTTCTCTTGCAGGGCCTTCTCATTTTGATAACAGGGTGTATTGCAGAGCAGAAGGTAGGTTTATCTTTTTATCAATGATAATATCCATCATGTTCAATCAATGATTTATTGCTAATCTCTCAAATGTCCAGTTGTCATAAGCAGGGAAATACTTTGAAACAGCTTAAATGACTGAATCAAGCCAAATAATACACCAACATACTGCACTAATGCCTTGTGTGTTGTAATTCCATAGGATGCATGAGTTTGATGCCCGGGGGCCcaactaaaactaaaaccaaaaatgtcgCCAATAATTATGTTGCTTAGTATTTACACGACCATAAGCAATctactgtttttattatcatcagGTTCGAGAGGAACTGTTAAAGCTCATAATGGTAAGTTTACCAATAAGGTCTGTCTAGAATTACACCACAAAATGATGGAAACATGCATCATAGCTCTGTTTGCTTCCACCCTCAGGCAAAATCAAAAGGAAAGAGTGAGAGCACGAAGAATTTGACTTCAACCACttacacaaaagacaaatgaagacTCTTAGAGGTCAGTCTTATATGATGTcgttaatagtttttttttttacttgtgtcCATGCATATGCTGCGTCTTAGATACACAAAGTACAGCGGAGGCTGATaggaatatcattagttttacaggtatttggtcataagccaaagtattggacaaattgaaattttgaaattgaaaacgCTTCGTTGTTGCAGTTGAGTTCATGCAAAATTGTCCCAGAATTCAAAACTGAATAGATTTAAGCTGcacattgtgttttcacttttctcaACACCCTAATCTTTATAGTTTCTGCCTGCCACTGGCAGCGCACACAACAGAATTTTaggctctgtgattggatgtttctctgcaatgcaccttgggagtcaTAGTTAACTCTGATTTTTACTTagactttttatcaaagaaccagatattttctagCAAATTTGTACTGACAATTCAACAGAGGGAGTGTCATACCCATCCAAGCCTTGTAAAATAGATTTTTACCTCCGGAGCCAGGGTGCCCAAAATAGCTCCTCCCATTTTGCAACTCCATAGTTGTTcaaacatttctctcaaaactacaaatgcaAACCTCATGATGGTGCGAGAGGAAATCGCAAAGAGATCACCAAAGCCATTAGGATACATCGTCTGGGAACCGTTAATGTCTTTACCAATTTttatggcaattcatccaatattCATCTAATTTCACTCTGCATTGTGATACCCAGAGCCATACTGCTTGCATGACTAACAATCCTTAGCTATATATCATTATTTAGACACcatgttttttggttttgtttaattactgtaatttcataatttcatgATCGATGAATCAGTACACTTGAGCATTTTTAAAGattagaaacagcagcatttctcatgattcaaatgtttctttattctGTGTCAGCAATATACAGTTTGGAGATGTGTTATGAAGTATGACACATGTTGTGCAGTCGGTCACACAACATGGTCCAGTGGCTAATGCTGCTGCAATAACCATAGCAACCAGCAACTTAGCATGTTACCAAGTTACATGAAATCGGACTGCCAGTTTAAATAGGAACTAATCAGTTCTACGCCACATGTAAGcagaaaatatattcagtgaGTTAGTGAATCCAGTCTATAAAGGTTCTAAATACTTGCTCATCTCTACATTTCAGAGTGTGGAGACGGAAACAGCAACTGACATGTATGCAGCTCCACTTGCAGCCAACAGGAGAACGCGTCTTAGAGTTTGCTTTGTGTTAGATTATAGTTCCTAGACAGATAAAAAGGCATAGACGGCTGTCCTGAAACCAGGTGAATTGTTAACTAAATCTTATTAAATAGAACACTggtgttttgatatttgatatttattaattTGACAGAATTAGCCATTATTAGTAGTAGCACTAGCATGACTGTCATCATCCTCAGTTGAGGCTGACAAAGATTTCCCATtaaatcaatgtttttcttAAGATACAGATTTTGTTCGATTTGCATTTTAAGTGCTAAAGAAGTGAAACACAATGCTGAACTGTCACTGTATAGCTTTAAGGAGAGGCTTTAGCTCCACACTAACTCCCATGTTGGATGTTGTGCATTCTGTGCGCCCAGATTTTAAGTGCTGACTGTATATAGaacaaaatagattttttatgAGAGAAGTTTGGCTTGGTTTGATAGTTTTGTTTAAAAGGAAAGTCTGTAAAAGTACACTATTTGAACCATAACCTGTATACTACGTGTGCCTTACAACTATATGTATCTAAGttatatgtatatgaaataatatgaaatgaaataaaaacaaggaaagTACTACTGAGACTACTGATGCTATCCTCCTGCAAAATGTTGCAAGTTTAGGGGTAAGTTTCAATTTGAGAGTTGAAGTTTcccctgttgttgttggggttgGGCTTTTGCTGTGATTTCAATGCTGAATGGATGCAGAGGACACATtattcctgtgtttgtgtttcactgagCTCTCGTGATGACGGTGAAGATGGCCAGTGTCAGAACTACAGTCCCTGCGGCACCACCAACCAGAGCTCCCAGAATGCTTCTGTCTATGTTCAGTTCCTCACACATCTTACCAGTGTAGTAGGTAGTTTGGCTTGATGCACACCTGAAAATAAGCAGacagaattatttttattacgAAAAATTACCACATACACCGAATTTACTGAGTCCTGTGTCACCTGGCTAGCAAGACTAACTTGAGCAGTGGGCAGCAATTTGTATCTACCAAACACCAGTATTCAATTTAGATAAATGGGGTATGTACATTAGGAAAGACATTAGTACATTAGAAAGTGCATTAAGTcctataaaactataaaaaagtCAGTAGGCGattagattagcttagcatagcataaagacttaaAGCAGGATGTATGTATTGCaatgtcatttaagaataagtaatagtgaggtagtatatgtagaagatttccagtctcagttgtacatttgggaggaatgagtctcccactgaatgagacattgtccaagatgaccctcagcttggacagcatcctcctctctgccaccactgtcagagagtccagctccacccacacaacgtcactggcctgTGGTGTCGATCTTCACACTTAACTCTTTAAACACTTTTGGGTGCAAACCTGATGTAAGTTCTTACTCTAGCATTAGCCTGTGCCTAATTGACATTGGAtgtaaattcatattttttggaAATGAGGACTGGCCAAAATAGCCCCAAttcactaaaaataaaaaataaaaaccaaatatTACGCGTATGGTAATGCAAAAACACATGTCCTGTATATCCACCCCtgcaatcacaaacacacacctgcatgagGCTTTCCCTTCACTCTCCACACACACGCCTCCATTAAAACAAGGGCTGGGATGACAGGGGTTGGCAGCACgtgcctctctgtgttttggagcCTCCattctcatttcctcctcgcTGATTGGCTTCTCATCTGTGATGTCATGACTTGGCGCGGCCGGTTTGACAGGCACCTCAGTGTTGATCAGGTGGGTCAAATCTAACGAAACAACaggttaataaaaatgtttttaaaaaagactgaaatatgtAAGAGAAAAGTTTAAAGTTGCAAATTTGTGAGAAAGATTTTTAAAAGTGTAGAAAATTAGCTATTGTTCGCCAGACTTGAAGAGCTGGTATTTCTGATTCTCACCATTGAAGTCGGCAGTGATAATGAGGTCATTGTTCTTGAGGAAGCTCCTCCTGTGCAGATGCTTGTGAGAAATGAATGTGCTCCAACCAAAGTCTTGACCGCGGAAGCACTGGCAGCTGCCATCCCACACTGCTCCTGAAGTAGCTGTTGGTTTGTTCCAGCGGGCATCAGTGTctgaggaaggggggggggggtagtaaagacaaagacaaaaacatattaTGCATTTCTGAATTCTACATATTTGTGGTTGAAAGAGGATGTCACGTTGGGTGAAGTAATGCGAAGATAGATTGTCCAAAATGAACAGGTTTGgtcagaacaaacagaaaatgagggACAACTAGTAAATTACAGTTACTCAGACACAATCAAAAGATTTCAAAGGTGATACACATGGGTGTACAATGTGATGGTTTTGTTGGTAAAGAAATTGCTGTACAAGATGTTTAAAGCTGTTATAGTGTGGCTTATAGTGATGAACACAATTTCTACGGCGCTCCACTGtatagtgtctttcagctcagtgttttggtttaatgGACGGCAACTTTACACATTTTTTACCATCATAagaaattccattcacctccttTGTAATGTGGTGTAGCAGAAATCTCCaaacctgggcaaataaaaccaaaactatctgcatggctatATGCTACTAGCTGTAATTGAGTTAAACCAACCCTTTCATCTGGCAAGTTTCCTAAATGCCAGTAATGTGGGCCTACCTGTGGTGAAGCTTCTTGTAGAAGACATCCTCAGTTTCACATCGGGGTCCTGGTCCATGGCAGCAATGGTTGCCTGCCTGTTTTGGGCTGGCCACTGCATCACTGCATCATTGTCCCCACTGCAGAGGTGCAAGCTCATGCTAACATAGTCTGGGTAGGCACTCTCTCTACCATTTGGGTAAACGCTGATCCCGAATGAGTAGCCCTCCGAGTTGTAGAAGCACTTGCTTTTAACCGGACTGCCGACAGGAGTGGCGGCGAGAACATTGGTGATGTTGTGGATTTGCCAGACAGCATTGGGGCAAACGGTCTCAGTAAGAGTGATGTCATCAATTAAGATGGCGCCCGAGGAGCTGGATGACCCTCTGATGGCTTGGAAGAAATAGCGGAACTTCTCTGTCACCTTGAGAGTCACATGGGCTATTTTCCAGGCAGTATCTCCATtacctgaaagaaaaaaagcaggtGATTTATTGGGAATAGATTTTcattcaaagaaaatattataGCCTACTCAATACTACAGGGTGTGTTTCAAAATAGTCAACCACTGCATGGATAGATTGTCAcgtttttcattaaaaaaaaattaaaatgcactGTGCAATTAACACAGTGTGTATTCTGTGCTGACATATGAATGATAAAATCAAATACCTGTAATGGTGTGGATCTTCCTGACACTGCGCACAGTCCCTGTCCCGTCATCAGTCCTGATCCATATCACAAGTTTGTCCCCGGCTGATCCGGTCATCTTGTAGAAGAACTGCAGGCACTGCTCGTCTCTCTTGGGGTAGAGGATGCGTGACTCCAGCAAGGCACTGCTTCCAGCTGCGCCGGAAGATGTGTCAAACTTCATGAAGTAGCCAGAATCTAAAAAGACAAGCGGCCAGTTATAGTGAAGACTGTAATTAGCACATAATGTCATTCAGTATTTACCCAAATGGCTAAAAGGCTAAGAAGCATTTTAATAGTGTGGTAAGAAAAGCAAGTGAATGAGATTTTAGCCAATACGGGACAAGAAAGTCATTTATGTAAGTCAGTCAAATTTGATCTAATTACTCGCCATTCTGTTGCATTGAGGCTACATGCTATTATaagtaaaaatgaattatttagtGTGCATTTTGATGAgcaatgtgttgcttttttagAAGGGAAATCTGTACTGTTGGACATTCAGATTaagtttttaatgattttaaaaagattATTATTCATGAGACATACAATAACATATCATCTTATTCTACAATTGACCTACCTTGCTATTTTTGTGTACTGATATGTATTAAGTATCAAGTTTTTGGGGGGACTAATAATATTTGGCCAGGCAAATATTTGCAACACCCTCCTCCCTAATTTCTAACTTTTTTGTCACAATTTATTTGACTACAAGATGTATATGAAATTTGCTCAGTACCTCTGCATCGTCCTGCCAGGGTGTGGTCGGTATCGGCTGGACTGCTCAGCGTCTGGACCCAGTCTGCGTTGTCGTCCTCGTTCTGGATCATTCCACAGATGTTGATCAGCTCAAAGGAGCACTGGtccaggagagtgtgtgtgttggctggaACGGGACAGTTATCAACAGTCAACCTACAAAGTTTTAAGCACTGCAGAGACGGCAAAGAGGAGTGTGggatttttatgtaaaaatctCTCTAGTGTGACTCAGAGCTGCATTTATCGCCTTATATAGTTGATATGTCAAATGTGTCAGCAAacaattgttgttgtttttttcctttttacacatctagcagacacagagcaacattagcattcatttggagttgtcaTTATCACATAATTCAGCTGCTAAATCAACCACCatgctcaccagctagttgctaactttgtctgtctgccgtttggcGCTGGGCAGGAAGCGGCCAgtgtgtttatcagagcttgtttgctAGCTGGTAATGGGGTGAAGGTGTgggcctgaaaaccaaaacaatgatccAGAATAGACTAAAAAACTTAAGCTGAGGGTACAGATGGCAATTCTCTCTGGGTTCGTCACTATAAGCGACAACTTACATACTTGATCCATCGTTGATCTAAAATTTCTGATTAGTGCAtgagaaacaaatgtatttcacGTCTAGTGTGACTGCTCCCACAGcatcacacaaatacacacctggAATTTACTTGTTGAGCAAAGTGGTACTGATTCTTAACCACTTTCCCTGCCAGGATATAGTCAATCAGCTGCCTTTCTCTAGCATTTAGGCACTTGGATAAGGAGACACTCACCACAGTCATACATGCGGTTGAGCCTGATGATATCCACAGCACTGAAGTCCAGCCGCTGGCCAATGACCTCGTTAAAATACGGTATGGTGGTGGTGATTGTGGGGATGCTGTCGTTCTTGTTGAAAGACAGCGGTCGGTAGTGCATGATGGACTCATAATCATACGGTGTGTTCATGTCAGTGATGAAGTCATCCTCGTACTTATTGAAATTGTGCTCCATCCCTGTAAGGAGAGAGTAACGTTAACATGTAGATAGTCAagtgacattttacacacaacacaacatatgGATATGTAGAGGCTATAAACCCTGTAGCTATAAAAGCGATACTGTAGTTTTTTAAACTTGCATGACAGATTGTttcaaataaatgcattaaaattAGACTCTTTGACCAAAGAAATAAGATTTAGTTTTTAGCACCCGACCAATTTTACAGAAATTATAATTGTATATTTAAGGCAACAGGACAGCTGTTCCTAAAATCAAGGCTGCAGccctgaataaaaaaaaactgaagtaATTGTGGCCCACCTTCTTCAATCTGGTCCCACCAGATTTTGACGTAGTTGTCTCTATCTGAGCGAGACTGCTCATGGTAAAAGCCCAGAGCGTGGAGGAGCTCATGCTGCACAATGGCTTTAGTGTCGCACCTGGCCCCAATGGACACATTCTGGCCCTTTCTATCGTCTCCAACATATGACCAGCATCTGAATCGATGAGATGGAAAATGTGAATGACTACTGAGCTTTGAATAGCATTTAATCACATCATGTTCTTAATGCCTTGAATTGATGACTTGATAGCGTGGCCCGTAAAGTTGTGCAACAGCCGAGATCACTCCTGAGTCAGTGTGGCTTTCTGCAGCTCACCCAGAAAGCTTGGTGAAGGAGATGTAGCTGCTCTCTCCCTCATAGGGCTTGAAGTCCACACAGGATCTTAAACGGTATTCCTCAAACGCCTGGAGGATCACACCTTTAGCATTCAGTTctagaaaaatggaaatgaatgaattcactGTTTCATCTATTCATCAAATTATTTGCTGGTAGAAATGTATTCTGCTGTGTACCTAAAGAATCGGTTAAGATGTAGGAGATTGGAAACTTCCATCTTCTTGTTTGATCAAGGATCGCATTTCTGCTGGGCTGCAAGACGCATTCACAGTGTTGAGAATATGCTTTTGAGTTCTTGACAAACAGAATCTCTACACAGATTCTCTGTATACTTACGTTACCAGCGATGTCTCCCTCAAACAGGTGATTTAGCCctaaaaatgtggaaaaatacacGTTTAGTATATATGAATATCAGTCAACAAAGCATATGATCACAGTGCATGTAGAGGGTAGGGCTTAAAAAGTATACCTCTATTGATCTCAAGTATGTCGTCCCTCAGTTCACCAGCATCTGCATTGTCACCTGGAAGATAAATGTATTGTCACAGCAAAAAAGTAACAAACAAGCTTGTTTTATGTGCATATGATCAGTGAAGTTAATAGGAACCAACCAGTAGGTGTTGGAACGGCTTGCACCTAGCATACAGAAAGAGATACGTCTCAATTTAAACTTTCTACAGAGAgattttttatatatgtttctCAGTGCGATTAAATTTCAAATACCCTACCTTCAAAACCACAAAGACTCCAATCAGCGCCGCAATCTTTGTCAAACGGTCTCCAGAGCCCATGTCGTGATCCggacagaaatgtgtttctctggTGCCAGTGTAAACATGCCCATAAAGACAGCAGCTGGAGGGGAACTTTGATCAGGATTATAGTTTTTAATGAGTAACAGGCATTTCCCACGTGTCCTCGCTGCCGACTGACATTGTTGTCAGGTGTTCTGCCATGTACAGGTGATGACAGCATTAAAGTGTCGACCCTGTACAGAGGCAATGGAATCAACTATAGATtgaagataagataagataggatagactttatttattccacagcggggaaatttacaagtcacagcagcaaagacagaaaggtgtagaaacacacagcagacaagcactgtgtcaataaaaaccagaagtattttttttttaaagcaacatacataaatatatacacggaaaatataaaatatgtacagatgtgcagatttatgtgcagttaaacagtcttatagcagtcggaatgaacgacctgcggtagcgctccttcttacaccgtgggtgtagcagtctgctgctgaaggagctgctcagggcccccacagtctcgtgcagggggtgagaggtgttgtccatgatggatgtcagcttggctaacatcctcctctcccccacctcctcagtGGAGCCCAGCGGACAGTCCAGAACAcagccggctcgcctaatcagtctattgagcctcttcctgtccctgtccgtgctgcccccccagcagaccacagcatagaagatagccgaagctgccacagtgtcataaaaagtccggagcagtttcctgcacattccaaaggacctcagcctcctcagcaggtggaggcggctttggcccttcttgtacaaggagtgtggtcagaccagtccaggttattgttcaggagaacacccaggaatttgtagttctcaACCACCTCAATGTCCATAGTTCAGTGAGAAACTTTGTTGTTCAAAAGCATTTTATGCATGAACTGATCTTAAGTCCAATAAAACAGGCAATTACATTGTTTATgggtttgacctctgacctctctgtgacCCGGGGACAGTTGTCTTTTACCAAGTCCTGCAGGCTACTTCTTCAGAAAGCAACCTTGCAATGCAGGCCAGCAGGAGGGGTTAGGAGGGGTGAAGACACTGCTTGTGCAGTTCATTCAATGTGAGATTTATTACAGTGATGATGGCTTCAAGGTGAACACAAGACCATAAATAAAGACACTTCAATCTGTCGTGCCATAACACGTCTAATACCCTGATAAGGTGCTATTACATTGTCCTTATCTTACAATTA
The DNA window shown above is from Enoplosus armatus isolate fEnoArm2 chromosome 19, fEnoArm2.hap1, whole genome shotgun sequence and carries:
- the adgrf3b gene encoding adhesion G protein-coupled receptor F4, yielding MYSRVFMFLIGAVYIYYQVLASDVYTAELMVESNVTLDAQTILSALEGIVLNVNDITVTLLNNTLIAECLIVGEESTCNCSDGYIWSNEVCYDYGCCRDSTCTKNVSHIAPLCIAKVNVQINGSVILSAYTWDTTKTEMLVNAFGQLNGFEYLNVTGQRQEDSIADFEAAVSVKFATYKLQGIVTGLETNLSATLLVDTTGLVTIESPAVVCYESSPQLNCTFEEATDSSGWNMSRTYERFELNTGMVVKMYNCPTEVYKSCAGITLQGVTGIWAGIYECGFTHGSVRHTAKTQLRVALLPDEISLTINPLTVDCSGKQSTDSVEIAITATILKSIESFEVYSIYKGEKKSLSNTSDGEHLVYEFNVPVSCMYTTEAQAVNVTFKNSKGQVKSAQVLIPVIYGGKAFCSAEVLDGDYWPNTPSKDTVINRTCAEGRSGFKSRTCDGTTWQNVYSYCVNEELNKVLNAADNFLNGLGATQEVARDIFGGLKNSSTLNTDSSDTLADISASINILNVMASASENVVLQEDVFPDFVDAASNMLNKTWDAVNDSAVHEMSANYLQSVELLVKNIKVNQSNGLESQNLDLKFCSSIDCNVSVFDINVNINKSAGMIKTVAMKNLMNRLRNNYRKTVITSLLLSATLEDNNNSSVVITLNFPNEQLEHTEPFCVFWSTTAKDWADTGCIVKMSDGNHTLCECTHLTAFSVLMAKGDISTDDLDIITSVGLGVSVCSLLIFLIIESLVWSAVVKSNLSHFRHTALVNIAVFLLLADCSFLASTSPETLSDTWCLTLTVCKHLFYLAMFSWMLCMSVMLVHQLIFVFSPLRKRVFMFFSSIVGYVCPILIVGSSYVFCKYTNKSYHNPKTCWLVFERLLEGSVHAFLLPVGTVILTNLFSMVVVIVTLVKSSVPDGSKADDKETAKSIIKVVVFLTPVFGVTWIIGFALLILDEHNPFFVIANYSFTILNSFQGLLILITGCIAEQKVREELLKLIMAKSKGKSESTKNLTSTTYTKDK
- the mep1a.2 gene encoding LOW QUALITY PROTEIN: meprin A subunit alpha (The sequence of the model RefSeq protein was modified relative to this genomic sequence to represent the inferred CDS: inserted 1 base in 1 codon), which translates into the protein MGMFTLAPEKXHFCPDHDMGSGDRLTKIAALIGVFVVLKVQAVPTPTGDNADAGELRDDILEINRGLNHLFEGDIAGNPSRNAILDQTRRWKFPISYILTDSLELNAKGVILQAFEEYRLRSCVDFKPYEGESSYISFTKLSGCWSYVGDDRKGQNVSIGARCDTKAIVQHELLHALGFYHEQSRSDRDNYVKIWWDQIEEGMEHNFNKYEDDFITDMNTPYDYESIMHYRPLSFNKNDSIPTITTTIPYFNEVIGQRLDFSAVDIIRLNRMYDCANTHTLLDQCSFELINICGMIQNEDDNADWVQTLSSPADTDHTLAGRCRDSGYFMKFDTSSGAAGSSALLESRILYPKRDEQCLQFFYKMTGSAGDKLVIWIRTDDGTGTVRSVRKIHTITGNGDTAWKIAHVTLKVTEKFRYFFQAIRGSSSSSGAILIDDITLTETVCPNAVWQIHNITNVLAATPVGSPVKSKCFYNSEGYSFGISVYPNGRESAYPDYVSMSLHLCSGDNDAVMQWPAQNRQATIAAMDQDPDVKLRMSSTRSFTTDTDARWNKPTATSGAVWDGSCQCFRGQDFGWSTFISHKHLHRRSFLKNNDLIITADFNDLTHLINTEVPVKPAAPSHDITDEKPISEEEMRMEAPKHREARAANPCHPSPCFNGGVCVESEGKASCRCASSQTTYYTGKMCEELNIDRSILGALVGGAAGTVVLTLAIFTVITRAQ